A stretch of the Falsibacillus albus genome encodes the following:
- a CDS encoding dipeptidase — MQIFDAHCDVLSQMLKHPYYSFQSGSSLHVTYDQLMETGSKVQCFAIFISPSIHPLMKFQSALEMIDIFHEKILKQNPSMRLVSSRSDIRSLKEGEIGAVLTLEGCEAIENDIVKLNTLYRLGVRSVGLTWNHANCAADGALEPRGSGLSLFGKEIVKRLNDLQIWTDVSHLSEKGFWDVIQLAENPVASHSNSYTLCPHPRNLNDHQIKALINEDSVMGVTFVPDFLAKDGQAGIPDVIRHVEYICSLGGVDHVGFGSDFDGIDRTVAGLSSFRDYDSLINQLLKMYSEDQVKGFLFENFAARFPE, encoded by the coding sequence TTGCAAATATTTGATGCACACTGTGATGTACTGTCTCAAATGCTGAAACATCCATATTATTCATTCCAGTCGGGCTCTTCCTTGCACGTTACATATGATCAGTTAATGGAGACAGGCAGTAAAGTCCAGTGCTTTGCCATCTTTATTTCTCCGAGCATCCACCCGTTGATGAAATTTCAATCTGCGCTGGAAATGATCGATATTTTTCATGAAAAAATATTAAAGCAAAATCCGAGTATGAGACTTGTCTCAAGTAGATCGGATATCAGATCTTTGAAGGAGGGGGAAATTGGGGCTGTTCTGACTTTAGAAGGATGTGAAGCGATTGAAAACGATATCGTCAAGCTGAATACTTTATATCGATTGGGAGTAAGGTCTGTCGGGCTGACCTGGAATCATGCCAACTGTGCGGCTGATGGTGCCCTTGAGCCAAGGGGATCCGGTCTTTCTTTGTTCGGTAAAGAAATTGTGAAGAGGCTTAATGATCTTCAGATCTGGACGGACGTCTCCCATCTTTCCGAAAAAGGGTTCTGGGATGTCATTCAGCTTGCGGAGAACCCAGTCGCTTCACATTCGAATAGCTATACGCTTTGCCCACATCCAAGAAATTTAAATGATCATCAAATCAAGGCGCTGATCAATGAAGATAGCGTGATGGGGGTGACATTCGTCCCGGATTTTTTGGCAAAAGATGGTCAAGCAGGCATTCCCGATGTCATACGCCATGTTGAATATATATGTTCACTCGGCGGTGTTGACCACGTCGGGTTTGGATCGGATTTTGACGGGATTGACCGGACGGTTGCAGGACTCTCGAGTTTTAGGGACTATGATTCACTGATTAATCAATTGTTGAAGATGTATTCGGAAGATCAAGTAAAAGGGTTTCTATTTGAAAATTTTGCAGCCCGTTTTCCTGAATAA